In bacterium, the genomic window ATTTGCCGGGAGTCTACGCTCCGCTTCTTACAATAAAATGGCACTTAAACTTGTTCTGGAAAAGGCGGAAGAAGACGGAGCTGAGACCGAGTTTATTGATCTGAAGCCGCTTAACATTCCTCTTTATGATGGTGATTTGGAAAAGGAAATTCAACTTCCTGACGGAATCAAATTGCTGCGAGAGAAAATCGAAGCTGCGGACGGGTTGATTATCGCAACTCCGGAGTACAATCACTCTCTTCCTGGTGTGCTTAAGAATACCCTTGATTGGATCTCCCGAACAAAATATTTTCCTGATATTTTAACTGGAAAAAAGGTCGCCCTCTTTGGGGCTTCCGATGGGAACTTTGCCACCGTGAGAGCGCAAATTGCCTTTTTTCCAATTGCCAATACCCTTGGCCTCAACTTGATGCCCTCAAAAACTTATGTGGGCAACGTTGAAGAAGTTTTTGATGAAAACGGAAAGTGTCTTGATGCAAAAGTGGAAGAAAGACTCGCCAAATTCGCGCAAAACTTCGTCAAATTTATCCAAAATTAATCAAGCAAAGGTCTCATAGTCATTGACTTTTGAGGCTAAGTTTGCTATAATGTTTCACATTAATTCTCCAAGCAGGCAAAGGCCCTGATTTCCTTACTTTTCCACACCTGAAGTTAATTAGATTGAATTCAGCTGTGGGGAAACAAGGAAGTCGAGTGCAACCTCAAGGAGGAGATCTTGAAGACCATCGTTATCGCCGCGCTCGCTTTGTTCGCGTTTCTTGGGTTTCTGGGCTACTCGTGGCTCCAGGGTTCCAAGGTCGAAAAGAGCGTGCCCGCAGAGGTGGCTGTCCAGCGCTTCTACGAGCACCAGGCGAAGTACCGTGCCAGACAGGAAGGGCCGGAGGCCTATCTAGACTATGGAGCGCGGCTAGCCTCAGCTTTGAAGGACGGCCAGCTCGCTAGCCTCAGCCAGACGGACAAAGACAAGCTTGACGCTGAGCTCTGGAAGATGCTCAACGATCTGGCCAGCGACACACTCAGCGAGACCCAGTGGTTGGTGTACCGCAGTGTACAAGACAACCTGCAAAGTTACTATGACACCCATCCTCGGGGGTCGGCCTCATCGAGATAACAGTGAAAGTGATGGTTGAGCGCTTCGTGGACCCACCCCAGCCACGAAGCGCCACACCTCTAAAACTTGTGAAAGTCTCTTTCAGAGAGTAGAATAGCCACGCGTGAAAGCTCAAGTCCAAGTTACAGCAAAAAAAGACCTCTTTAAATACCGGAAAGATTTTCCAATTCTAGGCCGTAAAGTACATGGTAAAGACCTGATTTATTTCGACAACGCTGCGACCAGTCAAAAACCCCAAGCCGTTATTGATGCGGTTTCCAACTACTACAAAACCAGCAACGCCAATGTTCACCGCGGTGTGCACAAACTTTCTGAAGAAGCGACTGAAGCTTATGAGCAGGCTAGAAAGAAGGTAGCTGACTTTATCAAGGGAGGAGATTCTTCCCAAATCGTTTTCACCCGCAACGCGACCGAAGCAATTAATCTGGTAGCTTACGCTTGGGGGAGAGACAATATTGAAGCTAACGACGAAATCTTACTCACTCAAATGGAGCACCACTCAAACCTAGTTCCCTGGCAAATTCTAGCTAAAGAAAAAGGGGCAAAGCTGAAATTCATCCCGATCAACGAGCAGGGTGAATTAAGAATTAAGAATGAAGAATTAAAAATTTACTTGACGCCAAAGACAAAATTAATCTCTTTAACTCATGTTTCCAACGTCCTCGGTACCGTCAACCCTGTGAAGGACGTGATTAACGAAGCTAAAAACTTTAATCCTGAGATTAAAATTCTAGTCGATGGAGCTCAGGCAGTACCACATCTTCCAGTCTCGGTGCAGAGCCTAGGAGTCGATTTTTACGCTTTCACTGGCCACAAAATGCTTGGTCCAACCGGAATTGGGGTGCTCTGGGCAAAAAGGGAACTACTTGAAAAAATGAGACCGTTTCAGGCTGGTGGGGAGATGATTCTTGACGTTGGTTGGGAAGAGTCCAGCTACAATTACATTCCCTGGAAGTTTGAGGCGGGCACCCCCAATATTGCTGGGGCGGTTGGTCTGGGAGCTGCCGTAGACTATTTAAGCAAAGTTGGTATGAAAAATATCCGAGAACACGAAAAGGACCTAACTGAGTATGCTTTAAGAAAACTTGAATCTGTTGCCAATCTAGAAATTTATGGACCGAGAAAGCTTGATCGCAAAACGGGAGTCATCTCTTTCAACATTGTTAAAGAGGGTAAGGTAAACCCCTCACTTCGTTCAGCGACCGTATTTCCTGACGGAAAAGTGGTCATTCATCCCCATGATTTAGCTTCGATACTCGACGCTCATGGCATTGCTGTGCGCAGCGGGCACCACTGCGCAGCACCCTTGATGAAAGTTTTGGGCATTCCAGCTGCGGCCAGAATCAGCTTTCATCTTTACAACACCAAAGAAGAAATTGACCAACTTGTGCCCGCACTTGAGAAAGCGAAGCAAATTTTTAAGATTAATTAAAATGGAAGACCAACTCTACCGAGAAGTTATACTCGAACGTTTTTCCAATCCAGTCAATCAAGGGATGCTTGAAAAGCCGGACTTGGAGGCTGTTTTGCTCAACCCACTCTGTGGTGATGAAGTGCGTTTGCAAGTTAAGCTAAACGGAACCAAGGTAAGTCAAGCCCGCTTTTCGGGAAACGGTTGCGCCATCTCCCAGGTTTCAGCCTCACTTCTAGCAGAGTATTTGGAAGGTAAAAATTTAAGCGCAGCAAAAAAGATAACCCCAGACAAACTTCTTTCTCTGCTCGAGATCAAACCCAGCCCCGCTCGTTTGAGTTGCGCTTTGCTTTCTCTGGAAACCCTAAAGAAAGCCCTGCAACCTAGTTAATTATCTTCTGCTATACTAAAAATAGCTATGGAACAGGTTAAATACTTAATTATTGGTGGCGGTATTGCCGGTACGAACGCAGCTGAAATGATCCGTCGTCTCGATCCTTCAGGATCAATCCTCATTGTCACAGAAGAAAAAGACCTACTTTACTCACGAGTCATGCTACCTGATTTTCTGCGTGACGAAGTTCCCTACGAAAAGATTTTTCTGCGCAAGGCGCAGGATTATCAAAAAAACCAGATTGGGCTGAAGCTAAACGAGCCGGTTTCGAAGGTTAACGCAAAGGAAAAGAAAATCACTCTAGCCTCTGGAGAGGAGATAGAGGCGGAGAAAATTCTGGTCGCCTCGGGAGGAAAAGTGAACAAACTGAAAAACCCA contains:
- a CDS encoding NADPH-dependent FMN reductase, translated to MKIIGFAGSLRSASYNKMALKLVLEKAEEDGAETEFIDLKPLNIPLYDGDLEKEIQLPDGIKLLREKIEAADGLIIATPEYNHSLPGVLKNTLDWISRTKYFPDILTGKKVALFGASDGNFATVRAQIAFFPIANTLGLNLMPSKTYVGNVEEVFDENGKCLDAKVEERLAKFAQNFVKFIQN
- a CDS encoding cysteine desulfurase, whose product is MKAQVQVTAKKDLFKYRKDFPILGRKVHGKDLIYFDNAATSQKPQAVIDAVSNYYKTSNANVHRGVHKLSEEATEAYEQARKKVADFIKGGDSSQIVFTRNATEAINLVAYAWGRDNIEANDEILLTQMEHHSNLVPWQILAKEKGAKLKFIPINEQGELRIKNEELKIYLTPKTKLISLTHVSNVLGTVNPVKDVINEAKNFNPEIKILVDGAQAVPHLPVSVQSLGVDFYAFTGHKMLGPTGIGVLWAKRELLEKMRPFQAGGEMILDVGWEESSYNYIPWKFEAGTPNIAGAVGLGAAVDYLSKVGMKNIREHEKDLTEYALRKLESVANLEIYGPRKLDRKTGVISFNIVKEGKVNPSLRSATVFPDGKVVIHPHDLASILDAHGIAVRSGHHCAAPLMKVLGIPAAARISFHLYNTKEEIDQLVPALEKAKQIFKIN
- a CDS encoding iron-sulfur cluster assembly scaffold protein, coding for MEDQLYREVILERFSNPVNQGMLEKPDLEAVLLNPLCGDEVRLQVKLNGTKVSQARFSGNGCAISQVSASLLAEYLEGKNLSAAKKITPDKLLSLLEIKPSPARLSCALLSLETLKKALQPS